In a genomic window of Tissierellales bacterium:
- a CDS encoding bifunctional enoyl-CoA hydratase/phosphate acetyltransferase produces MEINKLRELLSVEYNEKIRLVVVGSHDEEVLEAVGEASKLNIVEPILIGRKEEIEKIVREKNIIIKDWKIIDEDNLAEAAKIGVKLVGNNEADFIMKGIVDTGTLLKEVLNKEYGLRTDSLLSHVMIYEMPNYHKLIYLTDGGMNLNPNTEQKEKIIQNSVRVAKALGKEEVKIGCLAAKEKVDPKMVATTDALKLKEKSEGGYFGEKVIVDGPMALDLAVSKDAAKIKNYTSLVAGDADILLVPNIEMGNGIGKSITYFAEGKSAGIIMGAKVPIVLVSRADTHESKLYSIALGSIIAHKMNFE; encoded by the coding sequence ATGGAAATAAATAAATTAAGAGAGCTTTTATCAGTAGAATATAATGAGAAAATAAGATTAGTTGTAGTAGGAAGTCATGACGAGGAAGTATTGGAAGCAGTTGGAGAGGCCAGCAAGTTAAATATTGTTGAACCTATACTTATTGGTAGAAAAGAAGAAATAGAAAAAATTGTTAGGGAAAAGAATATTATAATTAAAGACTGGAAGATTATTGACGAAGATAATTTAGCAGAAGCTGCAAAAATAGGAGTTAAACTAGTAGGGAATAATGAAGCGGATTTTATTATGAAAGGTATTGTAGATACAGGAACTCTTTTAAAGGAAGTTCTAAATAAAGAATACGGACTTAGAACAGATAGTCTTCTAAGTCATGTTATGATTTATGAAATGCCAAATTATCATAAGTTAATATATTTAACTGATGGTGGAATGAATCTAAACCCTAATACTGAACAAAAGGAAAAGATTATTCAAAATAGTGTAAGGGTAGCAAAGGCTTTAGGAAAAGAAGAAGTAAAGATAGGTTGTTTAGCAGCAAAGGAAAAAGTAGATCCTAAGATGGTGGCAACTACTGATGCTTTGAAACTTAAAGAGAAATCAGAAGGAGGATATTTTGGTGAAAAGGTAATTGTAGATGGGCCTATGGCATTAGATTTGGCAGTTTCAAAAGATGCTGCAAAAATTAAAAATTATACTAGTCTAGTAGCAGGAGATGCAGATATACTATTAGTACCTAATATTGAAATGGGTAATGGCATAGGTAAAAGTATTACTTATTTTGCAGAAGGGAAGTCCGCCGGTATTATAATGGGGGCTAAGGTTCCAATAGTTTTAGTTTCAAGGGCCGATACCCATGAATCAAAACTTTACTCTATAGCTTTAGGTAGTATAATTGCCCATAAAATGAATTTTGAATAA
- a CDS encoding tetratricopeptide repeat protein has protein sequence MKELDNYFKRYTDRISFIEIKKDTFIEINGYKVSGKIPLPILTERLTKEIKKGSDFEEINLRYIIDGIIYTMGIDTEFKYIKEYKKILYKYDENIENYILYKGLEKLEAKDYNNASIFFRASIALNRNNIKGLFNYGLSLEGLANMYFEKGEEKKGELFFSKATDNFETILGMDPKFSLSYYKLGYHYKFLGQSLKAKLIWEKFILIDDNKERIQEIREELDNINDDVEYEEGVRLIFEGKYEEGNQKLLKLKDKYPSWWSINYMLGISYKDLGLEEKAINFFKETIKLEPKEVDVYNDIGILLSELGRNKDAIKVLTKGINIYDKDYKIIFNRGLIYLQLGEYELAKVDIDKAYNLNPDNIMIKEQKEVLDSMIEEIQ, from the coding sequence ATGAAAGAATTAGATAATTATTTTAAAAGATATACTGATAGAATTTCTTTTATAGAAATTAAAAAGGATACTTTTATAGAGATTAATGGATATAAAGTTAGTGGAAAAATTCCATTGCCAATATTGACAGAAAGATTAACAAAAGAGATTAAAAAAGGATCGGATTTTGAAGAAATAAACCTTCGCTATATAATAGATGGCATAATATATACTATGGGAATAGATACTGAATTTAAATATATAAAAGAGTATAAAAAAATTTTATATAAATATGACGAGAACATTGAAAATTATATATTGTACAAGGGGTTAGAAAAATTAGAAGCTAAAGATTATAATAATGCTTCAATTTTCTTTAGAGCGTCAATTGCTTTAAATAGAAATAATATTAAAGGATTATTTAATTATGGTTTAAGTCTTGAAGGATTAGCAAATATGTATTTTGAAAAAGGTGAAGAAAAAAAAGGAGAATTATTCTTTTCTAAAGCTACAGACAACTTTGAAACTATATTAGGTATGGATCCTAAGTTTTCTCTTTCTTACTATAAGCTTGGATATCATTATAAGTTTTTAGGACAATCATTAAAAGCAAAACTTATTTGGGAAAAATTTATTTTAATAGATGACAATAAAGAAAGAATACAAGAGATTAGAGAGGAATTAGACAATATAAATGACGATGTAGAATACGAAGAAGGAGTCCGTTTAATATTTGAAGGTAAGTATGAAGAAGGGAATCAAAAGCTGTTAAAATTAAAAGATAAATATCCATCTTGGTGGAGCATAAACTATATGTTAGGAATTTCATATAAAGATTTAGGATTAGAAGAGAAAGCTATTAATTTTTTTAAGGAAACTATAAAATTAGAACCAAAAGAAGTAGATGTTTATAATGATATTGGTATTTTATTATCAGAATTAGGCAGAAATAAAGATGCAATTAAAGTTTTGACAAAAGGAATTAATATATATGATAAAGATTATAAAATAATATTTAATAGAGGATTAATTTATTTACAACTAGGAGAATATGAATTGGCTAAAGTGGATATTGATAAAGCCTATAATCTAAACCCGGATAATATTATGATAAAAGAACAAAAAGAGGTCTTAGATTCAATGATTGAGGAAATACAATAG
- a CDS encoding B12-binding domain-containing radical SAM protein, whose protein sequence is MEVIISTLNSKFIHSSLSIRYLKSYCQDIPNIKIREYTINQNADFITGELYKENPSIIAFSCYIWNIENTLEICKRLKVVKPGIKIILGGPEVSYDGEKILEKHPYIDFIIYGEGEGTFRELIINLINKEKNFKNIEGLIYNYEGKVFKNPPRPLIETLDKIPSPYDKLDKGLKNKIVYFESSRGCPFNCQFCLSSTIKGVRFFSIERVKMDLEKLINAEVRQVKFVDRTFNANKEYAMEIMNFIMEKDPENINFHFEVTAHLLDEEMLDFLSHVKEGLFQFEIGVQSTNEKTLDTSGRTTDLNKLYKVVKEIKSYRNIHQHLDLIAGLPYEDYRSFRKSFNDVYNLGPEKLQLGFLKLLKGSGLRHNKDEYGYKFLDKPPYEVLETKYMDYGEMLRLKTIEDLVEKYGNEKFFENTIKYIIMNYYDSPFDFFEEFSFYWESKGYHKVSHSRKKLYKILYDFYLEKVGKNLSIFNEIIKYDYIFNNQNLNLPIYINRINKEKIQSLRHDILKDPCIKSNYLKDMEKEPTKKVINKTHIEMFEINILDFIENDFVLSKLKRENTLILFVYKDGVLNKCGVFNITDKITR, encoded by the coding sequence ATGGAGGTAATTATATCCACTTTAAATTCGAAATTTATTCATTCTTCTCTTTCAATTAGGTATTTAAAAAGCTATTGTCAAGATATACCTAATATTAAAATAAGAGAGTATACTATAAATCAAAATGCTGATTTTATTACAGGAGAGCTTTATAAGGAAAATCCAAGTATAATAGCTTTTTCTTGTTATATTTGGAATATAGAAAATACATTAGAAATATGTAAAAGACTAAAAGTTGTAAAACCAGGGATTAAGATTATTTTAGGAGGGCCAGAAGTATCTTATGATGGAGAAAAAATATTAGAAAAACATCCATATATTGATTTTATAATATATGGAGAAGGAGAAGGGACTTTTAGAGAATTAATAATTAATCTAATAAATAAAGAGAAAAATTTTAAAAATATTGAAGGATTAATATACAACTATGAAGGTAAGGTTTTTAAAAATCCACCTAGACCTTTAATTGAAACTTTAGATAAGATACCTTCCCCTTATGACAAATTAGATAAAGGTTTAAAGAATAAGATAGTTTATTTTGAAAGCTCAAGGGGATGTCCTTTTAATTGTCAATTTTGTCTTTCTTCAACCATAAAAGGAGTTAGATTTTTCAGTATAGAAAGAGTAAAGATGGATTTAGAGAAATTAATTAATGCAGAAGTGAGACAAGTGAAATTTGTTGATAGAACTTTTAATGCAAATAAAGAATATGCTATGGAAATAATGAATTTCATAATGGAAAAAGATCCTGAAAATATTAACTTCCATTTTGAAGTAACGGCCCATTTACTAGACGAAGAAATGTTAGACTTTTTAAGCCATGTAAAAGAGGGATTATTCCAGTTTGAAATTGGTGTTCAGTCTACAAATGAAAAAACTTTAGACACCAGTGGTAGAACTACAGATTTAAATAAACTTTATAAAGTAGTAAAAGAAATTAAGAGCTATAGGAATATTCACCAGCATTTAGATTTAATTGCTGGACTACCTTATGAAGATTATAGATCCTTTAGAAAATCTTTTAATGATGTTTACAATTTAGGTCCTGAAAAGCTCCAGTTAGGGTTTTTAAAATTGTTAAAGGGGTCAGGGTTAAGGCATAATAAAGATGAATATGGATATAAATTCTTAGATAAGCCACCTTATGAAGTACTAGAGACAAAATATATGGATTATGGTGAAATGTTGCGTTTAAAAACTATTGAAGATTTAGTAGAAAAGTACGGAAATGAGAAATTTTTTGAGAATACTATTAAATACATTATAATGAATTATTATGATTCTCCCTTTGACTTTTTTGAAGAATTTTCATTTTATTGGGAAAGTAAAGGATATCATAAAGTTTCTCATAGTAGAAAAAAATTATATAAAATTCTTTATGATTTCTATTTGGAAAAGGTGGGAAAAAATTTATCTATATTCAATGAAATAATAAAATATGATTATATATTCAATAACCAAAATCTAAATCTGCCTATTTATATTAACAGGATAAACAAAGAAAAAATACAAAGTTTAAGACATGATATATTAAAGGATCCTTGTATAAAATCTAATTATTTAAAAGATATGGAAAAAGAGCCTACTAAAAAAGTAATTAATAAAACCCATATTGAAATGTTTGAAATAAATATTTTAGATTTTATAGAGAATGATTTTGTATTAAGTAAATTAAAACGAGAAAATACTTTGATTTTATTTGTATATAAAGATGGGGTACTTAATAAATGCGGTGTATTTAACATAACAGATAAAATAACTAGATAG
- the argS gene encoding arginine--tRNA ligase, with amino-acid sequence MVDFKNEAVKLILEEQESLNREEVISLMEIPPSPEMGDYAFPCFKLARTFRKAPNLIAEGLVDEMEGNEYFKKIENKGPYINFFINEEMLAKSVLENISEEKENYGSSNMGKDKKVIVEFSSPNIAKPFHIGHIRSTVIGNSLYKIYKFLGYDTIAINHLGDYGTQFGMLIVAYKKWGSSEVIEGDPINELLKLYVRFNREAEDDEKLMDEARYWFKELEEGNEEALKLWKWMRDISLQEFNKVYDLLNIKFDSYTGESFYSDKMPRVINELEEKNLMKESRGADIVDLESYDMPPALIKKSDGSTLYATRDIAAAIYRKEHYDFHKNIYVVGSQQILHFKQWMKIIELMGYNWAKDCIHVPFGMVSLESGTMSTRKGRVVFLENVLNNAIDKTLKIIEERNPNLENKEDVAKQVGIGAVIFQELFNGRIKDYVFSWDKTLSFEGETGPYVQYTHARASRLLEKGDFSLENDVDFSLLKEDEELSIIKLLYDFPKIIIEAMEKNEPSIITRHVVGIAKAFNKFYNSIPILSDDEGIKNARLLLVYGTKTVIKTGLSLLGIDAPEKM; translated from the coding sequence ATGGTAGATTTTAAAAATGAGGCAGTAAAATTAATATTAGAAGAACAAGAAAGTTTAAATAGAGAAGAGGTAATTTCATTAATGGAAATACCACCTTCTCCGGAAATGGGAGATTATGCTTTCCCTTGTTTTAAGTTAGCAAGAACTTTTAGAAAAGCACCAAACTTAATAGCAGAAGGATTAGTAGATGAAATGGAAGGTAATGAATACTTTAAAAAAATAGAGAATAAAGGACCATATATTAACTTTTTTATTAATGAAGAAATGTTGGCAAAAAGTGTTTTAGAAAATATAAGTGAAGAAAAAGAAAACTATGGTTCCTCAAATATGGGGAAAGATAAAAAAGTTATAGTAGAGTTTTCATCTCCAAATATTGCGAAACCTTTCCACATTGGTCATATTAGGTCTACAGTTATTGGAAATTCTTTGTATAAGATTTATAAATTTTTAGGTTATGATACAATAGCTATTAATCATCTTGGAGATTATGGAACTCAATTTGGAATGCTTATAGTAGCATATAAGAAATGGGGATCCTCTGAAGTAATTGAAGGTGACCCTATTAATGAGCTTTTAAAACTATATGTAAGATTTAATAGAGAAGCTGAAGACGATGAAAAGCTTATGGATGAAGCTAGATATTGGTTTAAAGAGCTTGAAGAAGGAAATGAAGAAGCTTTAAAATTATGGAAATGGATGAGAGATATAAGTCTTCAGGAATTCAATAAAGTATATGATCTATTAAATATAAAATTTGACTCTTATACAGGAGAAAGTTTCTATTCAGATAAAATGCCAAGGGTTATAAATGAACTAGAAGAGAAAAACTTAATGAAAGAATCAAGGGGAGCAGATATAGTAGATCTAGAGTCTTATGATATGCCACCAGCTCTAATTAAAAAAAGCGATGGTTCTACGTTATATGCTACAAGAGATATAGCTGCAGCAATATATAGAAAAGAACATTATGATTTCCATAAAAATATTTATGTAGTAGGTTCTCAACAAATTCTTCACTTTAAACAGTGGATGAAAATTATTGAACTTATGGGTTATAATTGGGCTAAAGATTGTATTCACGTACCTTTTGGCATGGTAAGTTTAGAAAGTGGTACTATGTCAACTAGGAAAGGTAGAGTTGTTTTTTTAGAAAATGTATTAAACAATGCTATAGATAAAACTTTAAAGATTATTGAAGAAAGAAATCCAAATTTAGAAAATAAGGAAGATGTAGCAAAGCAAGTTGGAATTGGGGCAGTAATATTCCAAGAATTATTTAATGGAAGAATAAAAGATTATGTATTTTCTTGGGATAAAACCCTAAGCTTCGAAGGTGAAACGGGACCCTATGTTCAATACACTCATGCTAGAGCTAGTAGACTCTTAGAAAAAGGAGATTTTTCTTTAGAAAATGATGTAGATTTTTCATTATTAAAAGAAGATGAAGAATTATCAATTATAAAATTACTTTATGATTTTCCTAAAATAATAATAGAAGCCATGGAGAAAAATGAACCATCTATTATAACTAGACATGTAGTAGGAATTGCTAAGGCCTTTAATAAATTTTATAATAGTATTCCTATATTATCCGATGATGAAGGGATTAAAAATGCTAGACTTTTACTAGTTTATGGAACGAAAACAGTTATAAAAACAGGATTAAGCCTCTTAGGTATAGATGCACCGGAAAAAATGTAA
- a CDS encoding endonuclease MutS2 has product MNEKTFRVLEYNKIISMLVEKAASSLGKEKIKNLKPETNFEKVEHAQKETEEALTILIKRGNPPLYGIYPIFSEMKRAEMGGVLGPESLLKISDTLRVSRGLKGYIRENKEDRYSSYPIIESLIEELTVLEFIEDAINKAIVSKDEISDNASPKLKNIRRQLIIKNDSIKNKLNSIITSTKYRKYLQDEIVTVREGRYVVPVKQEYRSNVPGLIHDQSASGVTLFIEPIAVVELNNELKELEIKERKEIERILADLTNMVAIKSGTILANLKILEHIDFIFAKGKLALEMDGIKPILNKNGYINIKNGKHPILDVKKVVPIDIYIGKDFETLVITGPNTGGKTVTLKTVGLLTLMAQSGLHIPADSNSEMAVFDQIFADIGDEQSIEQSLSTFSGHLTNIVEILENVRDNSLLLFDELGAGTDPTEGAALAMSILDYLKVNNARTIATTHYSQLKIYALTEERVKNASVEFDVDTLSPTYRLLTGVPGKSNAFEISKRLGLDTEIINYARTLISKENLEFEEVLQAIDRDRKLTEVNKFEAEKYKKESEELRRELLEEKRKIDDIREKTILAAKKEARDILRNAKKEADEAVSGLREISIEIEKEKAKRIQETQEKLKGKVDNIESDLVDNVLNVKSNEPPKNLNAGEEVEILSLNQKGIVLSEPDEDGNVSVQVGIMKVNVDISTLRRTKIKELETAETNTKNIIKRKAKNVRNEVDLRGKTLDEALLDLDKYLDDVYITGLKEAYIIHGKGTGVLRAGITNVLKNHRYIKTFRLGNHGEGGSGVTVIELK; this is encoded by the coding sequence ATGAATGAGAAAACATTTAGAGTTTTAGAATATAATAAAATAATAAGTATGTTAGTAGAGAAAGCAGCTTCCAGTTTAGGTAAGGAAAAAATAAAGAATTTAAAGCCAGAGACTAATTTTGAAAAAGTAGAACATGCTCAGAAAGAAACTGAGGAAGCCTTGACTATTTTAATAAAGCGAGGGAATCCACCTTTATATGGTATTTATCCAATATTTAGTGAAATGAAAAGAGCAGAAATGGGGGGAGTTTTAGGTCCTGAAAGTTTATTAAAAATATCGGATACTCTACGAGTTTCTAGGGGGCTAAAAGGATATATTAGAGAGAATAAAGAAGATAGGTATAGTTCTTATCCCATAATAGAATCATTAATAGAAGAATTAACTGTATTGGAATTTATAGAAGATGCTATAAATAAAGCAATAGTAAGTAAAGATGAAATATCAGATAATGCTAGTCCTAAACTTAAAAATATTAGAAGGCAACTTATAATAAAGAATGATTCTATTAAGAATAAGCTAAATTCTATTATAACTTCTACTAAGTACAGAAAGTATTTACAAGATGAGATTGTTACTGTTAGGGAAGGAAGGTATGTAGTACCAGTTAAGCAGGAATATAGAAGTAATGTACCTGGTTTAATCCATGATCAATCGGCCAGTGGTGTAACTTTATTTATAGAGCCTATAGCTGTAGTGGAACTAAATAATGAACTTAAGGAATTAGAAATTAAAGAAAGAAAAGAAATTGAAAGAATATTAGCTGACTTAACAAATATGGTAGCTATTAAAAGTGGTACTATATTAGCTAATTTAAAAATATTAGAACATATAGATTTTATATTTGCTAAAGGGAAGTTAGCTCTTGAAATGGATGGTATTAAACCTATTCTTAATAAAAATGGGTATATAAATATAAAAAATGGTAAACACCCTATTTTGGATGTAAAAAAAGTAGTGCCTATTGATATTTATATTGGTAAGGATTTCGAAACTCTAGTAATTACTGGACCAAATACAGGAGGAAAAACAGTTACATTAAAAACAGTGGGTTTATTAACTTTAATGGCCCAATCAGGCCTTCATATACCAGCAGACTCTAATTCAGAAATGGCAGTATTTGATCAAATATTTGCTGATATAGGAGATGAACAGAGTATTGAACAAAGTTTAAGTACGTTTTCTGGCCACTTGACTAATATAGTTGAAATATTAGAAAATGTAAGAGATAATAGTTTACTATTATTTGATGAATTGGGAGCTGGCACAGACCCAACAGAAGGGGCTGCACTAGCTATGTCAATATTAGATTATTTAAAGGTAAATAACGCAAGAACTATTGCAACAACTCATTATAGCCAATTAAAGATATATGCTCTTACGGAAGAAAGAGTAAAAAATGCCTCAGTAGAGTTTGACGTGGACACACTTAGTCCAACTTATAGGTTATTAACAGGTGTTCCTGGAAAATCAAATGCTTTTGAAATTTCTAAAAGATTGGGACTTGATACAGAAATTATTAATTATGCTAGGACTTTGATATCTAAGGAAAATCTAGAATTTGAAGAAGTTCTTCAAGCGATTGATAGGGATAGAAAATTAACGGAAGTTAATAAATTTGAAGCGGAAAAATATAAAAAAGAATCGGAAGAGTTGAGAAGGGAACTATTAGAAGAGAAAAGAAAAATTGATGATATACGAGAAAAAACAATATTAGCGGCAAAAAAGGAAGCAAGGGATATTTTGAGAAATGCAAAAAAGGAAGCAGATGAAGCAGTATCTGGGTTAAGGGAAATTTCCATTGAGATTGAAAAGGAAAAGGCAAAAAGGATTCAGGAAACTCAAGAAAAATTAAAAGGGAAAGTTGATAATATAGAAAGTGATTTAGTAGATAATGTTCTAAATGTAAAAAGTAACGAGCCACCAAAAAATTTGAATGCAGGAGAAGAAGTAGAAATACTTTCATTAAATCAAAAAGGAATAGTTTTATCAGAACCAGATGAAGATGGTAATGTAAGTGTTCAAGTAGGAATAATGAAGGTAAATGTAGATATATCTACTCTAAGAAGGACTAAAATAAAAGAATTAGAAACAGCTGAAACTAACACTAAGAATATTATTAAGCGTAAAGCAAAAAATGTTAGAAATGAAGTGGATTTAAGAGGAAAAACTTTAGATGAAGCATTGTTAGATTTAGATAAGTATTTAGATGATGTATATATTACTGGTTTAAAAGAAGCTTATATTATTCATGGTAAAGGTACAGGAGTATTAAGGGCTGGAATAACCAATGTTTTAAAAAACCATAGATATATAAAAACTTTTAGACTAGGCAATCATGGTGAAGGTGGTAGTGGAGTAACTGTTATAGAATTGAAATAA
- a CDS encoding DUF3656 domain-containing protein, translating to MENITDDIELLAPVGSMESLFAAVENGADAVYLGGKLFNARQFADNFSLEELKKVVEYAHLRNVKVYITVNILIDNEEVEETLNYVKYLYEIDVDGLIVQDIGLAYAIRKIFPDFNLHASTQMTINNLAGTIFLEELGFKKVVLSRELSLREIKYIKENSNIPLECFIHGALCISYSGQCLMSSIIGGRSGNRGKCAQPCRMPYTLVNYKDDTIVSEEFSKKYLLSPKDLNTIKDLDKLIDSGISSLKIEGRMKRPEYVATIVSKYRKVLDYGVESITKEDRNRMLQIFNRGFTKGYILDDYGKDMISFYRPDNRGIYVGKVKKIDRNNMYLLLSEDIREGDGLEFELENGKYKGLIVENSLEKGKDVKLNIINGVRKGSNVFKSSNKSLLENARKSYEDRQKIYGISMKVSIAKGKPAKLIAREKNCEVKVLSDENVEEAIKVPLSEKRIREQLNKLADTPYVLENIEIDLEEDCFLPISQVNLLRRKAMDELNKKRSNFNHREPVNEEIFSRKRNNLIKFNRKSNFGTRKINVKVVTMEQFKQLNLKKLNRVYLEYFEGIEDAIKEVKSHGKEVYLWTNKILSDQDLLALKERVKPMEKDLDGISVSNLGTLNFALEHFNLNIHGDTGLNIFNSLSTSFLNEQGLKSITLSPELNLNQIRKISNNNMLPIETLGYGYLPLMIMKHCPMSLIKNCKDNKACSNCNLKEGYGLKDRKNKIFYIKRKDKNTILYNCVPLIILEELDKVFDSGVNMIRLDFTFENRNIRRIQEIFYDYAVGAISRNDVNKLIKEFKMNKELTKGHYFRGVL from the coding sequence GTGGAAAATATAACTGATGATATTGAGCTATTAGCTCCTGTTGGTAGTATGGAATCCTTATTTGCTGCTGTAGAAAATGGTGCCGATGCTGTATATTTGGGAGGGAAGCTATTTAACGCAAGACAATTTGCAGATAATTTTAGTTTAGAGGAATTGAAGAAGGTAGTAGAATATGCTCATTTAAGAAACGTTAAAGTATATATAACGGTTAATATATTAATTGATAATGAAGAAGTAGAAGAGACATTAAACTATGTAAAATATTTATATGAAATAGATGTAGATGGACTTATAGTACAAGATATAGGTTTAGCCTATGCTATAAGAAAGATCTTTCCTGATTTTAATTTACATGCTAGTACTCAAATGACTATTAATAATTTAGCAGGAACAATCTTTTTAGAAGAACTAGGATTTAAAAAGGTAGTCTTATCTAGGGAACTTTCTTTAAGGGAAATAAAATATATAAAAGAAAATTCTAATATACCTTTAGAATGCTTTATTCATGGAGCTTTGTGTATTTCATATTCGGGCCAATGCTTAATGAGTAGCATTATAGGAGGGCGAAGTGGAAACAGAGGTAAATGTGCTCAACCTTGTAGAATGCCTTATACTTTAGTAAATTATAAAGATGATACTATTGTAAGTGAAGAATTTAGTAAAAAGTACTTATTAAGTCCTAAGGATTTAAATACTATTAAAGATCTAGATAAATTAATAGATAGTGGAATATCCTCATTAAAAATAGAAGGAAGAATGAAAAGACCAGAGTATGTGGCCACTATAGTTAGTAAATATAGAAAAGTCTTAGATTATGGTGTAGAAAGTATAACAAAAGAGGATAGAAATAGAATGCTACAAATATTCAACAGAGGTTTTACAAAAGGTTATATATTAGATGATTATGGTAAAGATATGATTTCATTTTATAGGCCAGATAATAGAGGAATATATGTAGGGAAGGTAAAAAAGATTGACAGGAATAATATGTATTTATTATTAAGTGAAGATATTAGAGAAGGCGATGGATTAGAGTTTGAATTAGAAAATGGAAAGTATAAAGGGCTAATAGTAGAAAATTCTTTAGAGAAAGGCAAAGATGTTAAGCTAAATATAATTAATGGAGTAAGAAAAGGCTCAAATGTTTTTAAAAGTTCAAATAAAAGCTTATTAGAAAATGCTAGAAAATCCTATGAAGATAGGCAGAAGATTTATGGTATTTCCATGAAAGTTTCTATAGCAAAAGGAAAACCTGCAAAATTAATTGCAAGGGAAAAGAATTGTGAAGTAAAGGTTTTAAGTGATGAAAATGTGGAGGAGGCTATTAAAGTACCATTAAGTGAAAAAAGGATAAGAGAACAGCTTAATAAATTAGCCGATACTCCATATGTATTAGAAAATATAGAAATAGATTTAGAAGAGGATTGTTTTCTACCTATTAGCCAAGTAAATTTATTAAGAAGAAAGGCTATGGATGAATTAAACAAGAAAAGGTCCAACTTTAATCATAGAGAACCTGTTAATGAAGAAATATTTTCAAGAAAAAGGAATAATTTAATTAAATTCAATAGAAAAAGTAATTTTGGTACAAGAAAAATAAATGTTAAAGTAGTAACAATGGAACAGTTTAAACAATTAAATTTAAAGAAATTAAATAGGGTTTATTTAGAATATTTTGAAGGAATAGAAGATGCTATTAAAGAAGTTAAAAGCCATGGAAAAGAAGTATATCTATGGACAAATAAAATTTTAAGTGACCAAGATTTATTAGCCCTTAAAGAAAGGGTAAAGCCTATGGAAAAAGATTTAGATGGTATCTCTGTATCCAATTTAGGAACTTTAAACTTTGCGTTAGAACATTTTAATTTAAATATACATGGGGACACTGGTTTAAATATATTTAATAGTCTTTCTACAAGCTTTTTAAATGAGCAAGGATTAAAAAGTATAACTTTATCCCCAGAATTAAATTTAAATCAAATAAGAAAAATTTCAAATAATAATATGCTACCTATAGAAACATTAGGATACGGTTATCTACCATTAATGATTATGAAACATTGTCCAATGTCATTAATTAAAAATTGTAAAGATAATAAGGCATGTAGTAATTGTAATTTAAAAGAAGGATACGGTTTGAAGGATAGAAAAAATAAAATATTTTATATAAAAAGAAAAGATAAGAATACTATATTATATAATTGTGTGCCTTTAATAATTCTTGAAGAATTAGACAAGGTATTTGATAGTGGTGTAAATATGATAAGGTTAGATTTTACCTTTGAAAATAGAAACATAAGAAGAATTCAAGAAATTTTCTATGATTATGCAGTAGGGGCAATAAGTAGGAATGATGTAAATAAGTTAATTAAAGAATTTAAAATGAATAAAGAACTAACTAAAGGTCACTATTTTAGAGGTGTTTTGTAA
- the zapA gene encoding cell division protein ZapA, which translates to MTEKRKVDITIDGRNFTVVGSESEDYIKSLAAYLDNKMKDVLEKNTKLSYSTAAILTAFNIADQYYKTSIKLNEIKEKTKEPVEGYAVLKKNMGEAKNYIYELEKQVSKYERELLTTHKENEKNKRLAEKQKQALELKEKELRENEAIIKELQDKLFENQMELIETKKELEEAIRDIDIEKTL; encoded by the coding sequence ATGACGGAAAAAAGAAAAGTAGACATAACTATTGATGGTCGTAACTTTACAGTAGTAGGAAGTGAGTCAGAAGATTATATTAAAAGTTTAGCTGCTTATTTAGATAATAAAATGAAAGATGTATTAGAAAAAAATACAAAATTAAGCTATTCAACAGCGGCAATACTTACAGCCTTTAATATAGCAGACCAATATTACAAAACTAGTATAAAGTTAAATGAAATTAAAGAAAAAACCAAAGAACCCGTAGAAGGTTATGCTGTGTTGAAAAAAAATATGGGGGAGGCTAAAAATTATATATATGAATTAGAAAAACAAGTTAGTAAATATGAAAGAGAATTATTAACTACTCATAAAGAAAATGAAAAAAACAAAAGATTAGCGGAAAAACAAAAGCAAGCTTTAGAATTAAAAGAAAAAGAATTGAGGGAAAATGAGGCTATTATTAAAGAATTACAAGATAAATTATTTGAAAATCAAATGGAATTAATTGAAACGAAGAAAGAATTAGAGGAAGCAATTAGAGATATTGATATAGAGAAAACATTGTAA